A stretch of Triticum aestivum cultivar Chinese Spring chromosome 1D, IWGSC CS RefSeq v2.1, whole genome shotgun sequence DNA encodes these proteins:
- the LOC123182398 gene encoding xyloglucan galactosyltransferase KATAMARI1 homolog, producing the protein MKPFSGSTERCARTFYVAVLLSVVLWALIFYSTSLLQSGDALSKPPAFFSPRSGRPDPSCAGRYVYMYDLPPRFNADLARDCRRLSASTDMCRHVVNDGFGSSFTDGAGGSLPESGAYATDQYMLELIFHARMRQYECLTSDPAAAAAVYVPFYAEFDLAMRIDNSNMSARNALPRDMADWLVRRPEWRAMGGRDHFMVASRPTWDLLCDPNHGGYGNSLMTYPAIRNMTVLAFEASPWQGNDFAVPYPSHFHPSSDAQVVAWQSRMRGLERRRLWCFAGGSRHESRKTGRNQIIEQCGRSSRCALLGKAAVTKSPGEYTQGEYSPSHAMRLLESAEFCIQPRGDSYTRKSIFDTILAGCIPVFLHPISAYVQYTWYLPRDYRAYSVFIPQRDVIGRNASIEEVLRKIPPAKVARMREEVIRLIPAVMYREPAAKGVQFKDAFDVAVERVVDRVAKRRRAAAEGRECRDSVDGYDSWKYNLLEDGQTEIGPHEFDPYMSM; encoded by the coding sequence CCCGCTCTGGCCGTCCGGACCCGTCGTGCGCCGGCCGGTACGTGTACATGTACGACCTGCCGCCCCGGTTCAACGCCGACCTCGCCCGCGACTGCCGCAGGCTCTCGGCGTCCACCGACATGTGCAGGCACGTGGTCAACGACGGGTTCGGCTCGTCGTTCACCGACGGAGCCGGCGGCTCGCTCCCCGAGAGCGGAGCCTACGCCACCGACCAGTACATGCTGGAGTTGATCTTCCACGCCCGGATGAGGCAGTACGAGTGCCTCAcgtccgaccccgccgccgccgccgcggtctaCGTCCCGTTCTACGCCGAGTTCGACCTGGCGATGCGCATCGACAACAGCAACATGTCGGCGCGGAACGCGCTGCCGCGGGACATGGCGGACTGGCTGGTGCGGCGGCCCGAGTGGCGCGCCATGGGGGGCCGCGACCACTTCATGGTAGCCAGCCGGCCCACATGGGACTTGCTCTGCGACCCCAACCATGGCGGATATGGCAACTCCCTCATGACCTACCCGGCCATCCGCAACATGACGGTGCTCGCCTTCGAGGCCAGCCCGTGGCAGGGCAACGACTTCGCCGTGCCGTACCCGTCGCACTTCCACCCTTCCTCCGACGCCCAGGTCGTGGCCTGGCAGAGCCGCATGCGCGGGCTGGAGCGCCGGCGGCTATGGTGCTTCGCCGGCGGGTCCCGCCATGAGAGCAGGAAGACCGGGCGCAACCAGATCATCGAGCAGTGCGGCAGGTCGAGCCGCTGCGCCTTGCTCGGCAAAGCAGCGGTGACCAAGAGCCCGGGGGAGTACACCCAGGGGGAGTACTCGCCGAGCCATGCCATGCGGCTGCTGGAGAGCGCCGAGTTCTGCATACAGCCGCGCGGAGACTCGTACACGCGCAAGTCCATCTTCGACACCATCCTCGCCGGCTGCATCCCGGTCTTCCTCCACCCGATCTCGGCGTACGTCCAGTACACGTGGTACCTGCCCAGGGACTACAGGGCCTACTCGGTGTTCATCCCCCAGCGCGACGTGATCGGCCGGAACGCGAGCATCGAGGAGGTGCTGAGGAAGATACCGCCGGCGAAGGTGGCGCGGATGCGGGAGGAGGTCATCCGGCTCATACCGGCCGTGATGTACAGGGAGCCGGCGGCAAAGGGCGTCCAGTTCAAGGACGCGTTCGACGTCGCCGTGGAACGGGTCGTCGACCGGGTGGCCAAGCGCCGACGCGCCGCGGCCGAGGGCCGGGAGTGCCGGGACAGCGTCGACGGGTACGATAGCTGGAAGTACAACTTGCTTGAGGATGGCCAGACAGAAATAGGTCCGCACGAGTTTGATCCATACATGTCCATGTAA